CGGGTGCCGACCTGTACGTCCACCACTACTACGACGCGGCCGACCAGGCACTGCCGAAGGGCTCGGTCCGGACGATCTCCTGGGCCGGCGGCTGGCCGACGCTGGGCGAGCCGCGCAGCGGCAACCGTGGCTTCGGCCGGGGCGACGCGTACGTCAACCTGGTCGGTCGGGACGGCGGGGCCGTACTGACCAACCGGAACTGCGGGTACGAGGGGGCCGACATCGGGCTGGACGCCCCGGTGCCCGGCGACCCCTGCCAGCAGTGGCGCCTGGAGGACCGGGGCGACGGCCAGGCCAGCATCCTCAACCGGCACAGCAACAAGGTGGCCGAGGTGGCGGCGTGCGTCAACGCCGACGGTGCCCGGGTCGCGCAGTGGGGCTGGCTCGACAACGACTGCCAGAAGTTCCGGGTCGTGGCCACCGACGACGGCTGGTCCCGGATCGAGAACCGGATCGCCGGCCGGGTGCTGGACGCCTGTGCCCGCCCCGGTGCGGCGGTACAGACGTTCACCTGGCGCGGCGACGCCTGCCAGCAGTTCCGGCTGCAACCGGTGGGCGAGGTGCTGATCACCGACCTGGCCAACCGGCGGCTGCTCGGCGGTGCACGGTGGCGGTTCGTCCACGTGACCGAGGGCTACTACCGGATCGTCGACCAGCGGACCGGGCGGGCGCTGGCCGCGACCGATCGGCCGGGCCCGGGCGCGCAGTGGCGGATCGAGGCGCTGAACAACGGGGCGTACCGGTTGGTCACCCGGGACGGCGGCGCCGTACGGGAGGTGCTCCTGCTGACGCCGTAGCGCTGGGTGACCGTCGGAACGGATCCGGTCACGAAAATGTTCCGGATCCTGGATCTGCCGTCGCCGGCAGGTATGATCCGCCGGTTGAGCCCACCCGCGGCTTGGCTCAGACGCCGGTACCGGGCTCACGATCGTATGGAGGATGGCGCATGTCCCGAGGCCAGGAGCTGTTCGACCTACACGAGGACACGGCTACGCGACCGACCTTCGAGTCGGCGCTGCGCGGTTACGACAAGCGGCAGGTCGACCAGTACGTGGCACAGGCCGGCCGCGACATCTCGAAACTGACGGCCGAACGCGCCCAGGCGTTCAGCCACATCCAGAATCTGACCTCGCACATCCAGCAGATGCAGGCGGAGCTGGGCGAGCTGCGTGACCGGCCGCCGCAGTTCGACCGGGCGTCCTTCCGCGACCTGGGCCCGATGGTCGACACGATCCTGGCGACGACCGAGAAGCAGGCCGAGGCGATCATCGACGCCGCCGGGCAGCGGGCGGCCGAACACCAGGCCGAGGCGGAGCGTTTTCTCGCCGAGACCCGTGAGCAGGCCGACCGGCTCAGGGCCGAGGGCGAGGCCGCCCAGGAGCGGGCCGAGCAGGAGGCCAGGCGGATCAACGAGCGCTGCGTCCAGCAGGTCGAGCAGGCCCGGTCCGAGGCCGAGGCGACGCTGGAGCAGGCGCGGGCGCAGATCCAGCAGGAGATCGAGGCGGCACACGCCCAGACCCAGCAGGAGCTGGCGCAGTGGAAGGCGAACGTGGAGCGGGAGGTCGGCGAGCGGCGTACCGCCGTCGAGTCGGACCTCGCCCGCCAGCAGGAGCGGGGCGAACAGGAGAACGCCAATCTCCGCGCCGAGGCGCAGCAGTACGCGACCGAGCTACGCCGGCACGCCGACGAGCAGGCCGCCGCCGCCCAACAGCAGCTCAGCGCCGTGGTGGAGGAGCTTGAGTCGCGCCAGCAGTCGTTGGCCCAGCTACAGGCCGCGCAGGAGACCGCGCAGCAGCGGCTCACCCAGACCCGCCAGGACGGTGCGATGGCGGAGAACGCGGTTTCCCAGTTGCAGCAACGGTTCGGTGAGATCAGGCAGGAGCTGACCGGCCAGCTCAACCGGCTCGACGAGGCTCGCCGGGCGGCCGAGACCGCCGAGCGGCACGCGGTCGAGGTCCGGGCCCGAGTGCAGCGCGAGGCGAAGCGGGTGGCAGACCGGGCCGCTGCGGCGGTGATGGCGGCGGCGGCGATCAGCGGCGAGACCGGCGAGTACCGGATGGTGGCGGTCCGGCCGGAGGCCGAACAGACCCCCGACGAGGCGCCCGAGCCGCCCGCCGCGCAGGTCGAGCCGGAGTCGCCCGCGCCGCCCGCCGAGGACCACCGGCAGTCCGTCGAGGATCACCGGCAGCCCGTCGAGGACCACCGGCAGCCGGTCGAGGACCACAGATCGCTGTTCGAGGACCACCGGCAGCCGGTCGAGGACCACAGATCGCTGTTCGAGGACCACAGGCCGCCGGTCGAGGACCACAGGCTGCCGGAGGAGGTCGTCGCGGTGCGCCACTACACGAGCTAGGCGTACTGCCGCCGTTCGAGATCGTGCTGGGTTCCCCGGTCGAGGCGCCAGGGATCGGTCGTCAGGCAACCGTCAGGTTCGCGGGCGCCGGGTCGTCAGGCACGGGCGGTGTGATGAGGCTCCTTGGTCCACGACCGCTGGGAGTTCATCGTCATGGCCGCATTGCTCTACCGGCTCGGTGCATGGATCTGTCGTCACCGCGGGACCGTCCTGGTGGCCTGGCTGGCCGTGCTCGTCGCCGCCGGGGCGCTCGCCGCCACCATCGGCGGATCGTACGTGGACGACTTCTCGCTCCCTGGCTCGCGCGCCCAGCACACCCTGGACACCGTCGCCGAGCGGTTCCCCGCCTCGTCGGGCGCCTCCGCACAGGTGGTGTTCGTCGCACCCGCCGGCCAGAAGGTGGCCGAGCGCAGAGCCGTGATCGAGCAGACCCTCGCGGCCGCCGCGAAGGCGCCGCAGGTGGCCGGGGTCGTGGACGCGTTCGCCGCGAAGACGGTCTCGCCGGACGGTCGCGTCGCCCTGGCCCACGTGGACTACCACGAGAACCGCGCCCAGGTGGAGGGCGGCGCCCTCGATGCGCTGGAGGACGTGTTCCGGCCGGCCCGCGAGGCCGGCCTGCGGGTGGAGTTCGGCGGGTCGGCTTACGGCGACTGGCCCACCTCGACGCGGCCCGGCCGCTGAACCGTGGGCCGGTGGACGTGGTGGCGCTGGCCGGCGAAGTGGTGGACGACGCCCGGGTGGTCACCGCTGACCGAGCCATCACCCTGCGAGGGGCAGCGGAAGCGGCCGTCGACGGGGACAGTCCGCGCATCCAGCAGGTGCTGCGCAACCTCGTCGGCAACGCGGTGCAGCACACCCGGCCCGGTTCGCCGGTCAAGGTCACGGTCAGCGCCCAGGATGGGCAGGTGGTGGTCGCGGTACGAGACGAGGGTGACGGGATCGCGCCGGAGCATCTGCCGCACGTGTTCGAGCGTTTCTATCGCGCCGACCCCAGCCGCAGCCGCAACGGCGGTGGCTCATCGGGTCTGGGTCTGGCCATCGTCGAGGCGATCGTGACCGCGCACGGCGGCACGGTCGGGGTCAACTCGGCGCTCGGGCAGGGCACCACCGTCCGGGTCACCTTTCCGGCCACCGCCGCCCGGCGGGCGGAGCAACACCAGTGATGATCTCGAAGGGCGCCGCCGTACCGGCTGTCCCGCCGTACGTCAGCGCGGGCGGCGCGGTCTGCACTGCCCGTGCCGGACCCGTTCGGGGTCGGTCCTCAATGGAGTGCGAGCATGTCGGGCATGGAAATCTACGAGGACGCCCGTACGGTGTCGCGGGCCGATCTGGCCGCGTGGCTGCGTCAACTGGCCAGTCAGTTGGAGTCCGGCGCGCAGATCTTCTACGGCGCGGCCGGGGCGGTCGCGGTCGCCGACCAGGTCCACTGTGAGCTGGAGATCGAGCGCGAGGACGGGGAGATATCGGTCGAGATCGAGTTCAGCTGGGCCAGCCCTGAGCCGGCCGCCCCGGCGGACACGGCCGGCGAGGACGACACCGCCGACGAAGACGAGAGCGAGAACGAGGAGACCGGGGACGCCGTAGCGGCCGAGGAGACGCCGGAAACGCCGGAGACCCCGGCCGTGGCCGCGACCACCACCGACGGCGACGCGGAAAGCAGCGCCGGAACGCCCCCCGCCACCGCCCCGACCGGAACCGACCAAGGTACGGAGCCGGCCGGGAAGGCGTGACCGGCCTCGGCTGAGGTGTATCAGCGGGTGCAGGGGCCTGCTCGCCATCGCGGCGGGCGGGCCCCGATCCGTGGGAAACCTCCCGTGCCGGATTGACGGGCAAACCGGCACACCTCGGCTCAGGCTGCCGCGATGGGCGTGGAACGCGTCTTGACAACCACCAGGCTCATCCATAATCTTCGGTCGATTGTATCGTTTCAGTCAGCTCCACCCTGGAACCGCTCAGCCCCTTCACCTGGGCCGGGTCGCCGGCACGCGACATCAGGAGAAATCCATGGGACCTCGTACCGGAAGATCTCCTGCGGCGCGGATCACCGCGGCGCTGGTGGCCTGCGCATCGGCGACCGCCCTGCTGGTCGGCGGTCCGACGGCGGTCGCCGCGACGCCCGGCGGCGGTCACAACCCGAAGGGTCCCGCGCTCGAAGACCTCGACCGTGGCCTGGTCGCCGCCGCCACCGGCGAGGGAGTCTTCCTCAGCTGGCGGCTGCTCGCCCCCGAGGTCTCCGGGCGGTCCCGCACCGGGCTGACCGGGGCCGACTTCCACGTCTACCGGGACGGGCGGCGGATCGCCACCGTCACCGACAGCACCAACTACCTCGACCGGGCCGGTACCGCCGCCGCCTCCTACCGGGTGGCGGCCGTGGTCCGGGGTCGTGAGGTCGACCGCAGCCGGGCGGTGTCGCCGTGGGCCGGCGGGCACCGGGACCTGCCGCTGCGCAAGCCCGCCGACGGCGTCACCCCGGCCGGCGAGGCGTACACCTACTCGGCCAACGACATCAGCGTCGGCGACGTCGACGGAGACGGGGCGTACGAGTACGTCGTCAAGTGGGACCCGTCGAACTCCAAGGACGTCTCCCAGGTCGGCTACACCGGGCCGGTGTTCATCGACACCTACACCCTCGACGGCACCCTGCTGCACCGCATCTCGCTCGGCGTCAACATCCGCGCGGGTGCCCACTACACCCAGTTCCTGGTCTACGACTTCGACGGCGACGGCCGCAGCGAGATGATGTTCAAGACCGCCCCCGGCACGAAGATCACCCGGTACGACCGGACCGGTGCCGTGGTCTCCGAGCGGTACATCACGATGCCCCGGGAGGACGTCCGGGCGGGCTACTCGCACACCGACGACTACCGGCTGACGCCAGCGGCGTACCGGGAGAAGCTCGTCGAGCTGTTCCAGGGTTGGCACCGGCATCCGGAGGTGCTGGCCGGGCGTTGGCCGGCGACCCTGGAGCAGGCCTTCGGCATCGCGCCGACGTACGCGTACCCGCTCTCCCGTACCGACGCCGAGGCGCTGACCGACCACTTCATCGACGTCTACGCCCCGGCACGCAGCACCCGTAACGCGCTCCGCTCCTTCCAGGGCTTCATCGTCGACGGGCCGGAGTACCTGAGCGTGTTCGACGGTGCCACCGGCCGGGAGCTGGAGACCATCCGGTACAAGCCGGGCCGGCACGACGACGGGCTCATGTGGGGCGACTACGCGATGAGCCGGATCGAGCCGGGCAACCGGGTCGACCGGTTCCTCGCCGGGGTGGCGTACCTGGACGGCCGGCACCCGTCGGCGATCTTCGCCCGGGGTTACTACACCCGCGCGACGCTGGTCGCCTACCGCTGGGACGGCAGGCGGCTGCGCGAGAACTGGTACGTCGACAGCGGCTGGGTGCCGATGACCAACCCGTTCAACGACGGCCCGCACGGTAGAGAGGGCACCGATCCGGAGTACGGCACCCTCACCACCCAGGGCGCGCACTCGCTGAGCGTGGCCGACGTGGACGCCGACGGAAAGCAGGAGGTCGTCTACGGCGGGGCGACCATCGACCACGACGGCAGCCTGCTCTACAGCTCGTACGGCGTGCTGCCGCCCGGTAGCGCCAACCCCGGGGCGATGGCGAAGGTCGGGCACGGCGACGCGATGCACGTCACCGACATCGACCCGAACCGTCCGGGCCTGGAAACCTTCATGGTGCACGAGGGCGCGACCGGGGCGCCGTACGGCTACGCGCTCCGGGACGCCGCGACCGGCGAGGTGATCTACGGCGGCTACACCGGGGTGGACACCGGCCGGGGCATGGTCGGCGACGTCGTACCCGCCGAGCCGGGGCTGGAGACCTGGGCGTCCGTCGTCGTCGGCGCGCCCACCGGGCCCGGCCTGCGGACGGCGGACGGTGACCTGCTCGGCACCAGCATCCCGGGAACCAACCAGAGCATCAGGTGGGCGGCCGACATGACCACCCAGATCGTGGGCGGCGCCCTTGAGGTGACCCCGACCATCGACGACTGGCAGCGCGGCCGGCTGTTCACCGCCGAGGGGACCCGGACCAACAACGGTACGAAGGGCAACCCGGGCCTGGTCGCGGACGTTCTCGGGGACTGGCGCGAGGAACTGCTGACCCGGACCGCCGACAGCTCCGCGATCCGGATCCACCTCAGCACCGAGGTGACCGACCGCAAGCTCTACACCCTGATGCACGACCCGCAGTACCGGGTCGAGGTGGCCCGCCAGCAGACGACCTACAACCAGCCGTCGTACCCGAGCTTCTATCTCGGCTCGGACATCGACTGGTCGCGGGTCCCGGTGCCGGGGCGCTGATCGCCGTACCGGAGGTTTAAGATCGGCGAGCGTCAGCAGACTTCGCACGGAAGGCGGGATCGGCCTTGCCCGAACAAAATCACGCACCGTCCGGAATCGACACGACGCAGATGAGCCACGCCCGCGCCTACGACTATGTGCTGGGTGGCAAGGACAACTTCGCGGTGGACCGGGAGGCCGCCCGGCAGGTCATCGCGCTGGCACCGGACCTGCCCGCCCTCGGCAAGGCCCAGCGCAGGTTCCTGCTGCGCGCCACCCAGATGTGCGCCAACGCCGGGATCGCGCAGTTCCTCGACGTCGGCGCCGGCATCCCCACCTCGCCGAACGTGCACGAGACGGCTCGGGCGATCAACTCCGACGCCCGGGTGGTCTACGTCGACAGCGACCCGATCGTGTTCGTCCACAACCGTGCCCTGCTGGCCACCGACGACAAGATGGCCTCGATCCAGGCCGACGTACGCCGGCCGGAGCAGCTCTTCGACGACCCGCAGGTACAGCGCCTGATCAACTTCGACGAGCCGATGCTGCTGCTGTTCATCGGCCTGTTCCACCTCGTCACCGACCAGGAGGACCCGGCGGCGCTGATCGCCCGGTTCCGGGACCGGATGGCGCCGGGCAGCCACATCTGCATCTCCCAGTTCTGTGTGGACGGCAGTGACCCGGCGGCCAAGGCCAAGCTGGAGGAGATCTCGGTCAACTCCCCGGCCCCGATGACCTTCCGGCCCCGGGCCGAGATCGAGAGCTTCTTCGACGGCTTCGAGCTGCTGCCGCCCGGAGTGGTCGACGTGCAGCAGTGGTGGCCGGACGAGACGGCCGCCCCGACCATGCTGAAGGTCGCGGCCGGCATCGGCCGGAAGCGGTAGTACCCGCCACTGCCGGAATCGGCCGGGCATGACGGTCCCCGCCGCGGCATCGGCGGGAGACGGTGGCCGACGGCGCCGGGCGACTTCTCCCGGTCCGTCCGGCTAGGCGGCAAATCCTTGACAATGTCGTCTCGTGGTCGAACGCTCATGTGATCTCCGTTCGGGTGTGCCATCCACACCCGACCAACCCCCTCCATGGGAGATCCTCATGATGCTGTCCAGACGTGCCCTTCCCGTGGCGCTCGTCGCCGCGATCGGCCTGGCGGTGCCCGCCGGACCGCTTCCGGCCGGGGCCGCGCCGCCGGGCGGGACCGAGTTCCACTCGTCGCTGGAGGCCGGCGACCCCCAGCCGAGCTGGACCAACACCGCCGAGGTCGATTCCTCCGGCCGGAAGAGGATGTCCGGCGTGACCGGCAGCCCGGCGACCGGGATCCCGGGCAACGTCACCGACCGGGCGACCGAGGTCACCGGCAGCGGCGAGAATCCGCCGAACGAGACCGCGTCGCGGGCCGTGGACCAGAACATCAGCACCAAGTGGCTGGTCTTCGCGTCGTCCGGCTGGATCCGGGTACGCCTCGACGAGCCGGTCGCGATCGTGCACTACGCGCTGACCTCCGCCAACGACGCACCCGAGCGCGATCCGCGAAGCTGGACGTTGCAGGGCTCCGCCGACGGGGCGGAGTGGACCACTCTGGACAGCCGTACCGGGCAGGAGTTCGGCGAGCGCTTCCAGACCCGGGAGTACCGCTTCG
The nucleotide sequence above comes from Plantactinospora soyae. Encoded proteins:
- a CDS encoding coiled-coil domain-containing protein, which codes for MSRGQELFDLHEDTATRPTFESALRGYDKRQVDQYVAQAGRDISKLTAERAQAFSHIQNLTSHIQQMQAELGELRDRPPQFDRASFRDLGPMVDTILATTEKQAEAIIDAAGQRAAEHQAEAERFLAETREQADRLRAEGEAAQERAEQEARRINERCVQQVEQARSEAEATLEQARAQIQQEIEAAHAQTQQELAQWKANVEREVGERRTAVESDLARQQERGEQENANLRAEAQQYATELRRHADEQAAAAQQQLSAVVEELESRQQSLAQLQAAQETAQQRLTQTRQDGAMAENAVSQLQQRFGEIRQELTGQLNRLDEARRAAETAERHAVEVRARVQREAKRVADRAAAAVMAAAAISGETGEYRMVAVRPEAEQTPDEAPEPPAAQVEPESPAPPAEDHRQSVEDHRQPVEDHRQPVEDHRSLFEDHRQPVEDHRSLFEDHRPPVEDHRLPEEVVAVRHYTS
- a CDS encoding MMPL family transporter, which produces MVHDRWEFIVMAALLYRLGAWICRHRGTVLVAWLAVLVAAGALAATIGGSYVDDFSLPGSRAQHTLDTVAERFPASSGASAQVVFVAPAGQKVAERRAVIEQTLAAAAKAPQVAGVVDAFAAKTVSPDGRVALAHVDYHENRAQVEGGALDALEDVFRPAREAGLRVEFGGSAYGDWPTSTRPGR
- a CDS encoding sensor histidine kinase; this encodes MDVVALAGEVVDDARVVTADRAITLRGAAEAAVDGDSPRIQQVLRNLVGNAVQHTRPGSPVKVTVSAQDGQVVVAVRDEGDGIAPEHLPHVFERFYRADPSRSRNGGGSSGLGLAIVEAIVTAHGGTVGVNSALGQGTTVRVTFPATAARRAEQHQ
- a CDS encoding amphi-Trp domain-containing protein; amino-acid sequence: MSGMEIYEDARTVSRADLAAWLRQLASQLESGAQIFYGAAGAVAVADQVHCELEIEREDGEISVEIEFSWASPEPAAPADTAGEDDTADEDESENEETGDAVAAEETPETPETPAVAATTTDGDAESSAGTPPATAPTGTDQGTEPAGKA
- a CDS encoding rhamnogalacturonan lyase — encoded protein: MGPRTGRSPAARITAALVACASATALLVGGPTAVAATPGGGHNPKGPALEDLDRGLVAAATGEGVFLSWRLLAPEVSGRSRTGLTGADFHVYRDGRRIATVTDSTNYLDRAGTAAASYRVAAVVRGREVDRSRAVSPWAGGHRDLPLRKPADGVTPAGEAYTYSANDISVGDVDGDGAYEYVVKWDPSNSKDVSQVGYTGPVFIDTYTLDGTLLHRISLGVNIRAGAHYTQFLVYDFDGDGRSEMMFKTAPGTKITRYDRTGAVVSERYITMPREDVRAGYSHTDDYRLTPAAYREKLVELFQGWHRHPEVLAGRWPATLEQAFGIAPTYAYPLSRTDAEALTDHFIDVYAPARSTRNALRSFQGFIVDGPEYLSVFDGATGRELETIRYKPGRHDDGLMWGDYAMSRIEPGNRVDRFLAGVAYLDGRHPSAIFARGYYTRATLVAYRWDGRRLRENWYVDSGWVPMTNPFNDGPHGREGTDPEYGTLTTQGAHSLSVADVDADGKQEVVYGGATIDHDGSLLYSSYGVLPPGSANPGAMAKVGHGDAMHVTDIDPNRPGLETFMVHEGATGAPYGYALRDAATGEVIYGGYTGVDTGRGMVGDVVPAEPGLETWASVVVGAPTGPGLRTADGDLLGTSIPGTNQSIRWAADMTTQIVGGALEVTPTIDDWQRGRLFTAEGTRTNNGTKGNPGLVADVLGDWREELLTRTADSSAIRIHLSTEVTDRKLYTLMHDPQYRVEVARQQTTYNQPSYPSFYLGSDIDWSRVPVPGR
- a CDS encoding SAM-dependent methyltransferase; protein product: MPEQNHAPSGIDTTQMSHARAYDYVLGGKDNFAVDREAARQVIALAPDLPALGKAQRRFLLRATQMCANAGIAQFLDVGAGIPTSPNVHETARAINSDARVVYVDSDPIVFVHNRALLATDDKMASIQADVRRPEQLFDDPQVQRLINFDEPMLLLFIGLFHLVTDQEDPAALIARFRDRMAPGSHICISQFCVDGSDPAAKAKLEEISVNSPAPMTFRPRAEIESFFDGFELLPPGVVDVQQWWPDETAAPTMLKVAAGIGRKR